From one Musa acuminata AAA Group cultivar baxijiao chromosome BXJ2-6, Cavendish_Baxijiao_AAA, whole genome shotgun sequence genomic stretch:
- the LOC135615820 gene encoding ATP-dependent zinc metalloprotease FTSH 7, chloroplastic-like isoform X1, whose protein sequence is MAAAAAIESLAPRGLRPKSNPHPIAKGLGNRSILLPCRSRERGGEPVRFGRSVRPHGHAFSSIPRSSRGWLLGEGFDALGVLLKHRRRAVATRVRACGSCEQDTDSNASSSDGATEGPQGSSEGVKKVPSHPSPASSPSSSPSSSSSSSSSSPRRENKWKSRWWKGSRWQWKPIIPAQEISALLFQLGIVMFAMRLLRPGIPLPGSEPRPPTTYVSVPFSDFLSKINNDQVRKVEVDGVHIMFRLRQDPVSMEVEAGGENRAQEAEALMRSMAPTKRIVYTTTRPADITTPYEKMLENQVEFGSPDKRSGGFLNSALITLFYIALLVGAFNNFRVSFSQHTAGQLRSRKTSSPGSAKAPEHADVVTFDDVAGVDEAKEELEEIVEFLRNPDRYIRLGARPPRGVLLVGLPGTGKTLLAKAVAGEAEVPFISCSASEFVELYVGMGASRVRDLFARAKKEAPSIIFIDEIDAVAKSRDGRYRIVSNDEREQTLNQLLTEMDGFDSNSAVIVLGATNRADVLDPALRRPGRFDRVVMVETPDRLGREAILKVHVDKKELPLGDDVNLSEIASMTTGFTGADLANLVNEAALLAGRANKVVVEKIDFILAVERSIAGIEKKHAKLQGGEKAVVARHEAGHAIVGTAVANLLPGQPRVEKLSILPRSGGALGFTYTPPTTEDRYLLFIDELRGRLVTLLGGRAAEEVVYSGRVSTGALDDIKRATDMAYKAVAEYGLNQNIGPVSLATLSSGGLDDSGGAGPWGRDQGILVDLVQREVKSLLQSALEVALSVVRANPTVVEGLGAYLEEKEKVEGEELQEWLKLVVAPAELTKFIQGKKHEDLLRLEAGS, encoded by the exons ATGGCTGCTGCAGCAGCAATCGAATCCTTGGCTCCGCGCGGTCTCCGCCCCAAATCCAATCCCCATCCTATCGCCAAAGGACTAGGAAACCGATCGATCCTCCTCCCATGCCGGTCGCGGGAGCGCGGCGGGGAGCCCGTTCGATTTGGCCGTAGCGTCCGTCCCCATGGCCATGCTTTCTCCTCTATCCCCCGCAGCAGCAGAGGCTGGTTGCTGGGAGAGGGATTCGACGCATTGGGTGTGCTTTTGAAGCATCGGCGACGGGCGGTGGCCACCCGCGTCCGGGCTTGCGGTTCCTGCGAGCAGGACACAGATTCGAACGCCAGCTCCAGCGACGGTGCCACCGAAGGCCCGCAAGGTAGCAGCGAAGGCGTCAAGAAGGTCCCTTCCCATCCGTCCCctgcctcttctccttcttcgtcGCCGTCGTCGTCTTCATCCTCTTCGTCTTCGTCACCTCGCCGGGAGAATAAGTGGAAGAGCCGCTGGTGGAAGGGCTCCAGATGGCAGTGGAAGCCGATCATCCCCGCCCAGGAGATCAGTGCCCTTCTGTTCCAGTTGGGCATCGTGATGTTTGCCATGCGGCTGCTCCGGCCAGGGATCCCGCTGCCTGGGTCGGAGCCGAGGCCCCCCACTACGTACGTCAGCGTGCCGTTCAGCGACTTCTTGAGCAAGATTAACAATGACCAGGTTCGGAAGGTGGAGGTGGACGGGGTCCATATCATGTTCAGACTGCGGCAGGATCCTGTAAGCATGGAGGTTGAGGCTGGTGGGGAGAACCGGGCGCAGGAGGCCGAGGCGCTTATGAGGAGCATGGCCCCGACGAAGAGGATCGTGTATACCACGACTCGCCCTGCAGATATAACAACCCCCTACGAGAAGATGCTCGAGAACCAGGTTGAGTTTGGCTCCCCAGACAAGCGTTCTGGTGGTTTCTTGAACTCTGCTCTG ATTACTCTTTTCTATATTGCTTTGCTTGTGGGAGCCTTTAATAATTTCAGAGTGAGCTTTTCCCAG CATACAGCAGGCCAGTTAAGGAGCCGGAAGACTTCAAGTCCTGGTAGTGCAAAAGCACCTGAACATGCAGATGTGGTCACTTTTGATGATGTAGCTGGTGTTGATGAGGCAAAAGAAGAGCTAGAAGAAATTGTG GaatttcttaggaatccagacagATATATACGCCTTGGTGCCCGGCCTCCTCGAGGGGTCTTATTG GTGGGTCTTCCAGGCACAGGTAAGACGCTACTGGCAAAAGCTGTAGCTGGAGAAGCAGAAGTACCCTTTATAAGTTGTTCAGCAAGTGAATTTGTGGAACTATATGTTGGTATGGGAGCCTCCCGTGTGCGAGATCTCTTTGCGAGGGCAAAGAAGGAGGCACCATCGATCATTTTTATTGACGAG ATAGACGCAGTTGCAAAAAGCCGTGATGGTCGATATCGCATTGTTAGCAATGATGAACGAGAGCAAACACTCAATCAGCTGCTCACT GAAATGGATGGATTTGATAGCAATTCTGCTGTTATTGTCCTCGGGGCAACCAATAGAGCTGATGTGCTGGATCCTGCGCTTCGCCGTCCTGGCAGATTTGATCGTGTAGTTATG GTGGAAACTCCTGACAGGCTCGGAAGGGAGGCCATTTTAAAGGTTCATGTTGACAAAAAAGAGCTTCCTTTAGGGGATGATGTGAATCTTAGTGAAATTGCATCCATGACAACTGGTTTCACTGG AGCAGACCTAGCAAATTTGGTGAATGAAGCTGCTTTATTAGCTGGGAGAGCAAACAAAGTTGTTGTTGAAAAGATTGATTTTATCCTGGCTGTTGAACGCTCAATAGCT GGGATAGAGAAGAAACATGCAAAGCTGCAAGGAGGTGAAAAGGCTGTTGTTGCTCGACACGAAGCTGGTCATGCAATTGTCGGAACTGCAGTTGCAAATCTGCTTCCTGGACAACCACGTGTGGAG AAACTGAGCATATTGCCAAGGTCAGGTGGTGCATTGGGTTTCACATATACCCCTCCTACCACTGAGGACAGATATTTGCTTTTCATTGATGAATTGCGTGGCCGCTTGGTCACTCTTCTGGGTGGACGTGCAGCAGAAGAAGTGGTTTACTCAGGCCGTGTTTCTACTGGAGCACTTGATGATATCAAACGTGCAACAGACATGGCATACAAAGCTGTAGCTGAATACGGACTTAATCAGAACATTGGTCCAGTGTCATTGGCAACGTTGTCTAGCGGTGGTCTCGATGACTCTGGAGGGGCAGGTCCATGGGGAAGGGATCAG GGGATTCTTGTTGACCTTGTGCAAAGAGAGGTAAAATCACTCCTGCAATCAGCTCTTGAAGTAGCTCTCTCTGTTGTACGGGCCAATCCTACTGTGGTCGAGGGTCTTGGAGCTTATTTGGAAG AAAAAGAGAAAGTGGAAGGTGAAGAGCTGCAGGAGTGGTTAAAGCTAGTTGTTGCCCCTGCAGAACTGACAAAGTTCATACAGGGGAAGAAGCATGAAGACCTTCTGCGGCTTGAAGCAGGTTCCTGA
- the LOC135615820 gene encoding phosphomethylpyrimidine synthase, chloroplastic-like isoform X3, with product MAAAAAIESLAPRGLRPKSNPHPIAKGLGNRSILLPCRSRERGGEPVRFGRSVRPHGHAFSSIPRSSRGWLLGEGFDALGVLLKHRRRAVATRVRACGSCEQDTDSNASSSDGATEGPQGSSEGVKKVPSHPSPASSPSSSPSSSSSSSSSSPRRENKWKSRWWKGSRWQWKPIIPAQEISALLFQLGIVMFAMRLLRPGIPLPGSEPRPPTTYVSVPFSDFLSKINNDQVRKVEVDGVHIMFRLRQDPVSMEVEAGGENRAQEAEALMRSMAPTKRIVYTTTRPADITTPYEKMLENQVEFGSPDKRSGGFLNSALITLFYIALLVGAFNNFRVSFSQHTAGQLRSRKTSSPGSAKAPEHADVVTFDDVAGVDEAKEELEEIVEFLRNPDRYIRLGARPPRGVLLVGLPGTGKTLLAKAVAGEAEVPFISCSASEFVELYVGMGASRVRDLFARAKKEAPSIIFIDEIDAVAKSRDGRYRIVSNDEREQTLNQLLTEMDGFDSNSAVIVLGATNRADVLDPALRRPGRFDRVVMVETPDRLGREAILKVHVDKKELPLGDDVNLSEIASMTTGFTGADLANLVNEAALLAGRANKVVVEKIDFILAVERSIAMTSVQLSLASVASARSCHAPSNLPKSALLPGFEVMGHTSNIWNKDTCYKFSLMPKATLTFDHSVAESAKHKQKKHTIDPAAPDFLPLPSFEECFPKSTKEVREIVHEQSGHVLKVPFRRVHLSGEDQHFDTYDTSGPQNINPQLGLPKIRKDWVERREQLGAPRYTQMFYAKQGMITEEMLFCAAREKLDPEFVRSEVACGRAIIPSNKNHLELEPMIVGRNFLVKVNANIGNSAVVSNIEEEVHKLQWATMWGADTIMDLSTGRHIHETREWILRNSAVPVGTVPIYQALEKVNGIAENLSWEIFRDTLIEQAEQGVDYFTIHAGVLLRYIPLTAKRMTGIVSRGGSIHAKWCLAYHKENFAYEHWDEILDICNQYDVALSIGDGLRPGSIYDANDTAQFAELLTQGELTRRAWEKDVQVMNEGPGHIPLHKIPENMVKQLEWCNEAPFYTLGPLTTDIAPGYDHITSAIGAANIGALGTALLCYVTPKEHLGLPNRDDVKAGVISYKIAAHAADLAKGHQHAQAWDDALSKARFEFRWMDQFALSLDPMTAMAFHDETLPSEGAKVAHFCSMCGPKFCSMKITEDVRKYAEEHGYGTVEEAMKHGMDAMSAEFLAAKKTVSGEQHGEVGGEIYVPESYAARSPSAI from the exons ATGGCTGCTGCAGCAGCAATCGAATCCTTGGCTCCGCGCGGTCTCCGCCCCAAATCCAATCCCCATCCTATCGCCAAAGGACTAGGAAACCGATCGATCCTCCTCCCATGCCGGTCGCGGGAGCGCGGCGGGGAGCCCGTTCGATTTGGCCGTAGCGTCCGTCCCCATGGCCATGCTTTCTCCTCTATCCCCCGCAGCAGCAGAGGCTGGTTGCTGGGAGAGGGATTCGACGCATTGGGTGTGCTTTTGAAGCATCGGCGACGGGCGGTGGCCACCCGCGTCCGGGCTTGCGGTTCCTGCGAGCAGGACACAGATTCGAACGCCAGCTCCAGCGACGGTGCCACCGAAGGCCCGCAAGGTAGCAGCGAAGGCGTCAAGAAGGTCCCTTCCCATCCGTCCCctgcctcttctccttcttcgtcGCCGTCGTCGTCTTCATCCTCTTCGTCTTCGTCACCTCGCCGGGAGAATAAGTGGAAGAGCCGCTGGTGGAAGGGCTCCAGATGGCAGTGGAAGCCGATCATCCCCGCCCAGGAGATCAGTGCCCTTCTGTTCCAGTTGGGCATCGTGATGTTTGCCATGCGGCTGCTCCGGCCAGGGATCCCGCTGCCTGGGTCGGAGCCGAGGCCCCCCACTACGTACGTCAGCGTGCCGTTCAGCGACTTCTTGAGCAAGATTAACAATGACCAGGTTCGGAAGGTGGAGGTGGACGGGGTCCATATCATGTTCAGACTGCGGCAGGATCCTGTAAGCATGGAGGTTGAGGCTGGTGGGGAGAACCGGGCGCAGGAGGCCGAGGCGCTTATGAGGAGCATGGCCCCGACGAAGAGGATCGTGTATACCACGACTCGCCCTGCAGATATAACAACCCCCTACGAGAAGATGCTCGAGAACCAGGTTGAGTTTGGCTCCCCAGACAAGCGTTCTGGTGGTTTCTTGAACTCTGCTCTG ATTACTCTTTTCTATATTGCTTTGCTTGTGGGAGCCTTTAATAATTTCAGAGTGAGCTTTTCCCAG CATACAGCAGGCCAGTTAAGGAGCCGGAAGACTTCAAGTCCTGGTAGTGCAAAAGCACCTGAACATGCAGATGTGGTCACTTTTGATGATGTAGCTGGTGTTGATGAGGCAAAAGAAGAGCTAGAAGAAATTGTG GaatttcttaggaatccagacagATATATACGCCTTGGTGCCCGGCCTCCTCGAGGGGTCTTATTG GTGGGTCTTCCAGGCACAGGTAAGACGCTACTGGCAAAAGCTGTAGCTGGAGAAGCAGAAGTACCCTTTATAAGTTGTTCAGCAAGTGAATTTGTGGAACTATATGTTGGTATGGGAGCCTCCCGTGTGCGAGATCTCTTTGCGAGGGCAAAGAAGGAGGCACCATCGATCATTTTTATTGACGAG ATAGACGCAGTTGCAAAAAGCCGTGATGGTCGATATCGCATTGTTAGCAATGATGAACGAGAGCAAACACTCAATCAGCTGCTCACT GAAATGGATGGATTTGATAGCAATTCTGCTGTTATTGTCCTCGGGGCAACCAATAGAGCTGATGTGCTGGATCCTGCGCTTCGCCGTCCTGGCAGATTTGATCGTGTAGTTATG GTGGAAACTCCTGACAGGCTCGGAAGGGAGGCCATTTTAAAGGTTCATGTTGACAAAAAAGAGCTTCCTTTAGGGGATGATGTGAATCTTAGTGAAATTGCATCCATGACAACTGGTTTCACTGG AGCAGACCTAGCAAATTTGGTGAATGAAGCTGCTTTATTAGCTGGGAGAGCAAACAAAGTTGTTGTTGAAAAGATTGATTTTATCCTGGCTGTTGAACGCTCAATAGCT ATGACATCTGTACAATTATCTCTTGCCTCTGTGGCAAGCGCAAGAAGCTGCCATGCCCCTTCCAATTTGCCAAAATCTGCTCTTTTACCTGGATTTGAAGTTATGGGTCATACTTCAAATATCTGGAACAAGGATACGTGCTACAAGTTCAGTTTGATGCCTAAAGCCACCTTGACCTTTGATCATTCAGTTGCTGAGTCAGCAAAACACAAACAGAAGAAGCACACAATTGATCCTGCTGCTCCTGATTTTCTTCCACTTCCTTCATTTGAAGAATGTTTCCCAAAGAGTACAAAGGAAGTCAG GGAAATTGTTCATGAGCAATCTGGTCATGTCCTTAAGGTTCCTTTCCGACGAGTCCATCTATCTGGAGAGGACCAGCACTTTGATACATATGATACAAGTGGTCCACAAAATATAAACCCACAGCTGG GACTTCCCAAGATAAGAAAAGATTGGGTCGAAAGGCGGGAGCAATTGGGTGCACCTAGATACACGCAGATGTTCTATGCCAAACAAGGGATGATAACTGAAGAGATGTTGTTTTGTGCTGCTCGTGAGAAGCTTGATCCGGAGTTTGTGAGATCAGAGGTTGCTTGTGGACGTGCTATAATTCCATCCAACAAGAATCATCTGGAGTTGGAGCCCATGATAGTTGGGCGGAACTTCCtggttaaagtaaatgcaaacattgGGAACTCTGCCGTGGTGAGCAATATCGAGGAAGAGGTGCATAAGCTTCAATGGGCAACAATGTGGGGTGCTGATACGATCATGGATCTCTCAACAGGTCGTCATATTCATGAGACTCGGGAATGGATCCTCCGTAACTCTGCTGTTCCTGTTGGGACTGTTCCTATCTATCAAGCATTGGAAAAGGTTAATGGCATTGCTGAAAACCTGAGCTGGGAAATTTTCAGAGATACTCTGATTGAACAAGCTGAACAGGGGGTGGATTACTTTACCATTCATGCTGGTGTCCTGCTTCGATATATCCCTCTTACAGCAAAAAGAATGACTGGTATTGTTTCACGTGGAGGATCAATCCATGCAAAATGGTGTTTGGCTTATCACAAAGAGAATTTTGCTTATGAACACTGGGACGAGATACTTGATATATGCAATCAGTATGATGTAGCACTGTCCATTGGCGACGGACTAAGGCCTGGTTCAATCTATGATGCCAATGACACTGCCCAATTTGCAGAACTTCTGACGCAAGGGGAGCTGACTCGCCGAGCATGGGAAAAGGATGTGCAG GTCATGAATGAAGGACCTGGGCATATTCCTCtccataaaattccagaaaatatggtGAAGCAGCTGGAATGGTGTAATGAGGCACCTTTCTATACTCTTGGTCCATTAACAACTGATATCGCTCCGGGATATGATCATATTACCTCTGCCATTGGTGCTGCTAATATTGGAGCACTTGGTACTGCACTTCTTTGTTATGTAACTCCGAAGGAACACCTTGGATTGCCAAATCGTGATGATGTAAAGGCAGGTGTCATATCATACAAGATAGCTGCCCATGCAGCTGATTTGGCAAAGGGTCACCAGCATGCACAAGCATGGGATGATGCATTGAGCAAGGCAAGGTTTGAATTTAGATGGATGGACCAGTTTGCATTGTCTTTAGATCCTATGACAGCTATGGCTTTTCATGATGAGACCCTCCCATCTGAGGGTGCCAAGGTGGCACATTTCTGTTCTATGTGTGGGCCAAAATTTTGTTCTATGAAGATAACAGAAGATGTAAGGAAGTACGCTGAGGAACATGGATATGGGACAGTGGAAGAAGCCATGAAACATGGAATGGATGCCATGAGTGCAGAATTTCTTGCTGCCAAAAAAACTGTTAGTGGGGAACAGCATGGTGAAGTTGGTGGGGAGATTTATGTGCCTGAGAGTTATGCTGCTCGCTCTCCAAG TGCTATCTGA
- the LOC135615820 gene encoding phosphomethylpyrimidine synthase, chloroplastic-like isoform X2: MGLAWWQQSQPHKYEIERRDDVINKEAEAEAFSVLDPSTIALHRFLPSFCPNVGLMTSVQLSLASVASARSCHAPSNLPKSALLPGFEVMGHTSNIWNKDTCYKFSLMPKATLTFDHSVAESAKHKQKKHTIDPAAPDFLPLPSFEECFPKSTKEVREIVHEQSGHVLKVPFRRVHLSGEDQHFDTYDTSGPQNINPQLGLPKIRKDWVERREQLGAPRYTQMFYAKQGMITEEMLFCAAREKLDPEFVRSEVACGRAIIPSNKNHLELEPMIVGRNFLVKVNANIGNSAVVSNIEEEVHKLQWATMWGADTIMDLSTGRHIHETREWILRNSAVPVGTVPIYQALEKVNGIAENLSWEIFRDTLIEQAEQGVDYFTIHAGVLLRYIPLTAKRMTGIVSRGGSIHAKWCLAYHKENFAYEHWDEILDICNQYDVALSIGDGLRPGSIYDANDTAQFAELLTQGELTRRAWEKDVQVMNEGPGHIPLHKIPENMVKQLEWCNEAPFYTLGPLTTDIAPGYDHITSAIGAANIGALGTALLCYVTPKEHLGLPNRDDVKAGVISYKIAAHAADLAKGHQHAQAWDDALSKARFEFRWMDQFALSLDPMTAMAFHDETLPSEGAKVAHFCSMCGPKFCSMKITEDVRKYAEEHGYGTVEEAMKHGMDAMSAEFLAAKKTVSGEQHGEVGGEIYVPESYAARSPSAI, from the exons ATGGGCTTGGCGTGGTGGCAGCAATCGCAGCCCCACAAGTATGAGATAGAGCGGCGAGACGATGTGATAAATAAGGAAGCTGAGGCCGAGGCTTTCTCTGTCCTTGACCCATCTACGATCGCTCTTCAtcgcttccttccttccttctgcCCTAACGTCGGTCTG ATGACATCTGTACAATTATCTCTTGCCTCTGTGGCAAGCGCAAGAAGCTGCCATGCCCCTTCCAATTTGCCAAAATCTGCTCTTTTACCTGGATTTGAAGTTATGGGTCATACTTCAAATATCTGGAACAAGGATACGTGCTACAAGTTCAGTTTGATGCCTAAAGCCACCTTGACCTTTGATCATTCAGTTGCTGAGTCAGCAAAACACAAACAGAAGAAGCACACAATTGATCCTGCTGCTCCTGATTTTCTTCCACTTCCTTCATTTGAAGAATGTTTCCCAAAGAGTACAAAGGAAGTCAG GGAAATTGTTCATGAGCAATCTGGTCATGTCCTTAAGGTTCCTTTCCGACGAGTCCATCTATCTGGAGAGGACCAGCACTTTGATACATATGATACAAGTGGTCCACAAAATATAAACCCACAGCTGG GACTTCCCAAGATAAGAAAAGATTGGGTCGAAAGGCGGGAGCAATTGGGTGCACCTAGATACACGCAGATGTTCTATGCCAAACAAGGGATGATAACTGAAGAGATGTTGTTTTGTGCTGCTCGTGAGAAGCTTGATCCGGAGTTTGTGAGATCAGAGGTTGCTTGTGGACGTGCTATAATTCCATCCAACAAGAATCATCTGGAGTTGGAGCCCATGATAGTTGGGCGGAACTTCCtggttaaagtaaatgcaaacattgGGAACTCTGCCGTGGTGAGCAATATCGAGGAAGAGGTGCATAAGCTTCAATGGGCAACAATGTGGGGTGCTGATACGATCATGGATCTCTCAACAGGTCGTCATATTCATGAGACTCGGGAATGGATCCTCCGTAACTCTGCTGTTCCTGTTGGGACTGTTCCTATCTATCAAGCATTGGAAAAGGTTAATGGCATTGCTGAAAACCTGAGCTGGGAAATTTTCAGAGATACTCTGATTGAACAAGCTGAACAGGGGGTGGATTACTTTACCATTCATGCTGGTGTCCTGCTTCGATATATCCCTCTTACAGCAAAAAGAATGACTGGTATTGTTTCACGTGGAGGATCAATCCATGCAAAATGGTGTTTGGCTTATCACAAAGAGAATTTTGCTTATGAACACTGGGACGAGATACTTGATATATGCAATCAGTATGATGTAGCACTGTCCATTGGCGACGGACTAAGGCCTGGTTCAATCTATGATGCCAATGACACTGCCCAATTTGCAGAACTTCTGACGCAAGGGGAGCTGACTCGCCGAGCATGGGAAAAGGATGTGCAG GTCATGAATGAAGGACCTGGGCATATTCCTCtccataaaattccagaaaatatggtGAAGCAGCTGGAATGGTGTAATGAGGCACCTTTCTATACTCTTGGTCCATTAACAACTGATATCGCTCCGGGATATGATCATATTACCTCTGCCATTGGTGCTGCTAATATTGGAGCACTTGGTACTGCACTTCTTTGTTATGTAACTCCGAAGGAACACCTTGGATTGCCAAATCGTGATGATGTAAAGGCAGGTGTCATATCATACAAGATAGCTGCCCATGCAGCTGATTTGGCAAAGGGTCACCAGCATGCACAAGCATGGGATGATGCATTGAGCAAGGCAAGGTTTGAATTTAGATGGATGGACCAGTTTGCATTGTCTTTAGATCCTATGACAGCTATGGCTTTTCATGATGAGACCCTCCCATCTGAGGGTGCCAAGGTGGCACATTTCTGTTCTATGTGTGGGCCAAAATTTTGTTCTATGAAGATAACAGAAGATGTAAGGAAGTACGCTGAGGAACATGGATATGGGACAGTGGAAGAAGCCATGAAACATGGAATGGATGCCATGAGTGCAGAATTTCTTGCTGCCAAAAAAACTGTTAGTGGGGAACAGCATGGTGAAGTTGGTGGGGAGATTTATGTGCCTGAGAGTTATGCTGCTCGCTCTCCAAG TGCTATCTGA